A region of Halalkaliarchaeum desulfuricum DNA encodes the following proteins:
- a CDS encoding SagB/ThcOx family dehydrogenase — MEPKSLPRRAVVGVIGLVGAVVVADLAHSGFGVLHRDQTAPTDTDDDRSDDPVGVAELAPGETVSLPGTVTDGDVSVERALENRRSRREFGDEPLETEQLSQLLWAAQGITDARGYRTAPSAGAQYPLELYVVIGQPGVEGLDPGVYRYLPDEHRLEFHKPGSVQAELRSAAADQRPVETAAIDVVICAVDERTTDRYGQRGKQRYVPMEAGHVGQNLYLQTETLDLATVAIGAFSDGAVREVIGASEDERPLYVFPIGMRV; from the coding sequence ATGGAGCCGAAATCCCTTCCGCGTCGAGCAGTCGTCGGTGTGATCGGACTCGTCGGCGCGGTGGTGGTCGCCGATCTGGCACACAGTGGGTTCGGTGTGCTCCACAGGGACCAGACTGCTCCGACCGATACGGACGACGACCGATCCGACGATCCCGTCGGCGTTGCCGAACTCGCTCCCGGGGAGACGGTTTCGTTGCCCGGAACCGTGACCGACGGTGACGTCTCCGTCGAGCGGGCCCTGGAGAACCGAAGATCCCGTCGGGAGTTCGGCGACGAACCGCTCGAGACCGAACAACTGTCCCAGTTGCTCTGGGCGGCACAGGGGATCACCGACGCTAGAGGGTACCGAACAGCTCCCAGCGCAGGTGCACAGTACCCGCTGGAACTGTACGTGGTCATCGGACAGCCCGGCGTCGAGGGACTCGATCCAGGAGTGTACCGATATCTCCCGGATGAGCATCGGCTGGAGTTCCATAAACCTGGCAGTGTCCAGGCGGAGCTTCGGTCTGCTGCCGCAGATCAACGGCCCGTCGAAACGGCAGCGATCGACGTCGTCATCTGTGCGGTCGACGAGCGAACCACCGACCGGTACGGCCAACGAGGAAAGCAACGGTACGTACCAATGGAGGCCGGTCACGTCGGTCAGAACCTCTACCTCCAGACCGAGACGCTCGATCTGGCGACCGTCGCGATCGGCGCCTTCAGCGACGGCGCCGTCCGGGAGGTGATCGGTGCATCCGAGGACGAACGTCCCCTGTACGTGTTCCCGATCGGAATGCGTGTGTGA